In Vibrio neptunius, the following are encoded in one genomic region:
- a CDS encoding AraC family transcriptional regulator: MLENNLTIRAYTRQRKGHAHEHHQLVLPILGTIIIELEGYQGKVSVGECVVIKANTFHHFRANEAARFVVADLNILPDSLLDMDALVFPISAPLRSYLTFVESQLQHRVTPAIEAPMVDMFVKLLAEQQAGQRLDHRVRAVLHHIEEDLAREITVEHLAKVACLSATQFKKIFKQSTGLSVLQYVTKQRMEKAKALLTHTDIPVQLIAERVGYKDLSAFSRRFSSSFGLSPRALRGG, translated from the coding sequence ATGTTGGAAAATAATCTCACTATTCGTGCTTATACCCGTCAACGCAAGGGGCATGCGCATGAACATCATCAACTGGTACTACCTATCTTGGGCACCATTATTATTGAACTGGAAGGTTACCAAGGCAAAGTGTCAGTCGGTGAATGCGTGGTAATCAAGGCCAACACGTTTCACCATTTCCGCGCCAATGAAGCTGCGCGTTTTGTGGTCGCTGATTTGAACATATTACCTGATAGTTTGCTGGACATGGACGCATTGGTTTTTCCGATTTCAGCGCCACTCCGCTCTTATCTGACCTTCGTCGAATCTCAGCTTCAGCATCGAGTCACCCCTGCTATTGAAGCCCCTATGGTTGATATGTTTGTCAAGCTATTGGCGGAGCAACAAGCTGGGCAGCGACTTGATCATAGAGTCAGAGCGGTGTTACATCATATTGAAGAAGATCTGGCGAGAGAGATAACGGTTGAACATTTGGCAAAAGTCGCCTGTTTGAGTGCGACGCAGTTTAAAAAAATTTTTAAACAATCCACTGGGTTAAGTGTTCTTCAATACGTGACTAAACAAAGAATGGAAAAAGCTAAAGCACTCCTGACGCACACGGATATCCCTGTCCAGCTTATTGCAGAGAGAGTCGGGTACAAGGACCTATCCGCTTTTAGTCGTCGTTTTTCATCATCATTTGGACTTTCTCCTCGCGCATTGCGCGGCGGATGA
- a CDS encoding AraC family transcriptional regulator: MKRDKSASFKQSTMLPWIELRVANQSTACYDAHSHDEFSFGIIHQGRADYRNRRNTHQIGQGDIVTINPADVHSCNPYHGTWSYSMLFVDALEMGEIQQEMTSNQHYDYVAFKNDLERHPEFQQRYLALFSALQNEEGLLLAQSCLYDFIELSFQNGVKTMAKTGLSNLAMVRDKLMDELSHAHSLEALAQEVGMSRYQLLRAFKDHYGLPPYAYLIDEKIKRAKVMLRSGADIVDIAHRLGFSDQAHFQRHFKKKLAVTPKFYQSHFVE, translated from the coding sequence ATGAAGAGAGATAAAAGTGCGAGCTTCAAGCAGAGTACGATGCTGCCATGGATTGAGCTGCGTGTCGCCAACCAGTCGACGGCATGCTATGACGCCCACTCTCATGATGAATTTTCCTTTGGCATTATCCATCAAGGCCGAGCAGATTACCGAAATCGACGCAATACACATCAGATTGGCCAAGGGGATATCGTGACGATTAACCCTGCAGATGTCCATTCCTGTAATCCATATCATGGCACTTGGTCCTACAGTATGCTGTTTGTTGATGCGTTGGAGATGGGAGAGATCCAGCAGGAAATGACGTCAAATCAACATTATGATTATGTGGCTTTTAAGAATGATCTAGAGCGTCATCCTGAATTTCAGCAACGATACTTGGCACTGTTTTCGGCGCTTCAGAATGAAGAGGGTCTGTTGTTAGCTCAATCTTGCTTGTATGACTTTATTGAGCTCAGTTTCCAGAATGGAGTCAAAACGATGGCCAAGACAGGCTTATCGAATCTCGCGATGGTCCGCGATAAGTTAATGGATGAACTGAGCCACGCTCACTCTTTAGAAGCGTTAGCACAAGAAGTAGGGATGAGCCGATATCAGCTTTTACGTGCTTTTAAGGACCACTATGGGTTACCGCCCTATGCCTATCTAATCGATGAGAAGATCAAGCGTGCGAAAGTAATGCTCAGATCGGGAGCCGATATCGTTGATATTGCTCACCGCCTAGGGTTCTCGGATCAGGCGCATTTTCAGCGACATTTTAAAAAGAAACTGGCGGTAACACCTAAGTTTTATCAATCTCACTTTGTGGAGTGA
- a CDS encoding LysE family translocator, which yields MENLILAMVVFAFVGAVTPGPVNLLATTTAVNDGLRAALKHVLGASIAYAVVVFATGQMMQTLVAILPKLEVWMQLIGSSFLFYLAYQIFAAPVKGVAVEPVKSSGWLTGSLTQIVNPKAWLVAMSGVSLYVLGQENEQYSLWLFTLVSLFVCVIGVGVWAMIGGVLANRLANPRVHRQFNRLMAIMLCASVVLIWL from the coding sequence ATGGAAAATCTGATTTTGGCGATGGTGGTATTTGCTTTCGTGGGGGCCGTGACGCCTGGGCCAGTGAATTTGTTAGCGACAACGACAGCGGTAAATGATGGCCTAAGGGCAGCGTTAAAGCATGTTTTGGGCGCATCAATAGCCTATGCGGTTGTCGTGTTTGCGACAGGACAGATGATGCAAACCTTGGTAGCCATATTGCCGAAGCTTGAAGTTTGGATGCAGTTGATCGGCAGTAGTTTTTTGTTTTACCTTGCTTATCAAATCTTCGCGGCACCAGTGAAAGGGGTTGCTGTCGAGCCAGTAAAGAGCTCAGGCTGGTTAACTGGAAGTTTGACTCAAATAGTCAATCCCAAAGCTTGGTTGGTAGCAATGTCTGGTGTCAGCCTTTATGTGCTAGGGCAGGAAAATGAGCAGTATTCGTTGTGGCTCTTTACTCTCGTGTCATTGTTCGTCTGTGTGATCGGTGTTGGCGTATGGGCGATGATTGGCGGGGTTTTGGCGAATCGACTTGCAAATCCACGAGTTCATCGCCAATTTAATAGATTGATGGCCATAATGTTATGCGCATCTGTTGTGCTGATCTGGCTCTGA
- a CDS encoding DoxX family protein, which yields MKSLLKTLTESQAGYSTLALRLPVGIIFMAHGAQKLFGWFGGYGLEGTGQWMASIGLGPGVLMALLAGSAEFFGGLFILLGLFTRPASIALAFTMLVAIFSVHFENGLFMSNNGYEFGLALMAASVSLTLSGSGKAAIDQFIANKFA from the coding sequence ATGAAATCTCTACTTAAAACACTGACAGAATCACAAGCAGGGTATAGCACGTTGGCACTACGTCTCCCCGTTGGCATTATTTTTATGGCCCATGGGGCACAAAAATTGTTTGGCTGGTTTGGCGGCTATGGACTGGAAGGAACAGGTCAGTGGATGGCGTCTATCGGTCTAGGACCTGGTGTGCTAATGGCATTGTTAGCGGGGAGTGCTGAGTTCTTTGGTGGTCTGTTTATTTTGCTTGGCCTATTTACCCGTCCGGCTTCCATTGCTCTTGCATTTACCATGCTTGTGGCCATTTTCTCAGTTCACTTTGAGAACGGGCTTTTCATGTCAAACAACGGCTATGAATTTGGCCTAGCGCTTATGGCGGCGAGTGTTTCGCTAACATTATCAGGTTCAGGCAAAGCCGCTATTGATCAATTTATCGCAAACAAATTCGCGTAA
- a CDS encoding pirin family protein, translating into MITVRHSDDRGSASFGWLDSKHTFSFGDYYDLKHMGFSALRVINDDIVQPSAGFATHGHRDMEIISYVLEGTIEHKDSEGNIQTLPVGEFQLMSAGRGVYHSEYNASESDTLRFLQIWIQPNTFGNEPGYQQKDFGQAEGLTPIATPDGHDGTLQIKQDASLHQLILPAGEQIDFEVAQGRNVYLHQVEGQLTIDNTLINSGDGAKVEGVTSISITNSSHAPATALIFDLP; encoded by the coding sequence ATGATTACAGTTAGACACTCAGATGATCGTGGTAGCGCTAGTTTTGGCTGGCTGGACAGTAAACATACGTTTTCCTTCGGTGATTACTATGATCTCAAACACATGGGCTTTTCTGCTCTACGAGTGATTAATGACGATATCGTTCAGCCAAGTGCTGGTTTTGCCACACACGGTCATCGAGATATGGAGATCATTAGCTACGTATTGGAAGGTACCATTGAGCACAAGGACAGTGAGGGCAACATTCAGACCTTACCCGTCGGTGAATTTCAGTTAATGTCCGCTGGTCGTGGGGTTTATCATAGCGAATACAATGCGTCTGAGTCAGATACCCTGCGCTTTCTACAGATCTGGATTCAACCAAACACGTTTGGCAATGAACCTGGCTACCAACAGAAAGATTTTGGTCAAGCGGAAGGTTTAACGCCTATCGCAACACCCGATGGACACGATGGTACCTTACAAATAAAGCAAGATGCCTCTCTTCATCAATTGATTTTACCTGCTGGCGAACAGATTGACTTTGAGGTCGCCCAAGGCAGAAACGTTTACCTTCATCAAGTAGAAGGACAACTGACCATAGACAATACACTTATCAACTCGGGAGATGGGGCAAAAGTTGAAGGAGTGACATCGATTTCGATAACCAATTCAAGTCACGCCCCCGCCACTGCGCTTATCTTTGATCTGCCCTAG
- a CDS encoding Na(+)-translocating NADH-quinone reductase subunit B — protein sequence MELQIESLEGGIYLAYSVNEGDRMLLRDTNQNPLKFCSLSQAKEHFKDQSYQSASLVHQSAYDEMCGENIGSSHSLKTNLMWF from the coding sequence ATGGAACTTCAAATTGAATCATTGGAAGGTGGTATTTACCTAGCGTATTCAGTAAACGAAGGCGATAGGATGCTTTTGCGCGATACTAATCAAAATCCGCTCAAATTTTGTAGCCTTTCCCAAGCCAAAGAACATTTTAAAGACCAGTCGTACCAAAGCGCATCATTGGTTCACCAAAGCGCTTACGATGAAATGTGTGGTGAGAATATAGGCTCCAGTCACTCTCTTAAAACCAATCTGATGTGGTTTTAA
- a CDS encoding alanine:cation symporter family protein, whose translation MTKRIALASLASIFAGSAAASNLDDKINEVVAPIVNPFVGMIFSTIPFPFTDVQVPWIVLWLVVAASFFTFYLGFINFRGFKHAVQLVSGKFSDPKAKEDGEVSHFQALTTALSGTVGLGNIAGVAVAVSIGGAGATFWMILAGLLGMSSKFVECALGVKYRNTNPDGSVSGGPMYYLSKGLAQRGNAAFGRTLAVLFSVFAIGGALGGGNMFQANQAFKQVVGVTGGDASFFADKGWLFGLILAVIVGIVIIGGIKSIAKVTEKVVPFMATIYVGAALIIILMNFDRIDDAFAAIFNGAFTGEGIAGGVIGVLIQGFKRAAFSNEAGVGSAAIAHSAVKTKEPMSEGFVSLLEPFIDTVVICTMTALVIIITGYLDTDTGLAGVELTSAAFGSAISWFPYILAIAVVLFAFSTMISWSYYGLKAWTYLFGESKTAELIFKVKFCVFVVIGAAMNLGPVIDFSDAMIFAMALVNIVGLYILVPEVKRDLADYLERFNAGKVYKVQQQQSQTEVAEQ comes from the coding sequence ATGACAAAGCGTATAGCGCTTGCCAGTTTGGCAAGTATTTTTGCGGGTAGCGCTGCGGCATCCAACTTGGATGACAAAATCAACGAAGTCGTTGCACCTATCGTCAACCCATTTGTAGGCATGATCTTTTCGACCATTCCTTTCCCTTTTACAGACGTGCAGGTGCCTTGGATTGTTCTTTGGTTGGTAGTGGCTGCGAGCTTCTTTACCTTTTATCTTGGCTTTATCAACTTCCGCGGCTTCAAACACGCCGTTCAGTTGGTTTCGGGTAAATTCTCTGACCCAAAAGCCAAAGAAGATGGTGAAGTATCTCACTTCCAAGCTCTGACTACCGCTCTCTCGGGTACGGTTGGTCTTGGTAACATCGCTGGTGTCGCGGTCGCCGTCTCTATCGGTGGCGCTGGCGCAACATTCTGGATGATTCTTGCCGGTCTTCTGGGCATGTCGAGCAAGTTCGTCGAGTGTGCACTTGGTGTAAAATATCGCAACACCAACCCAGACGGTTCTGTTTCAGGTGGTCCTATGTACTACCTAAGCAAAGGTTTGGCGCAACGCGGCAACGCAGCGTTTGGTCGTACTCTAGCAGTGCTTTTCTCAGTGTTTGCTATCGGCGGTGCGCTCGGCGGCGGTAATATGTTCCAAGCAAACCAAGCCTTTAAGCAAGTCGTTGGCGTAACCGGTGGTGATGCTTCGTTCTTCGCCGATAAAGGTTGGTTGTTTGGCCTTATTCTCGCAGTCATCGTTGGTATTGTTATTATCGGTGGTATCAAATCGATTGCTAAAGTAACAGAGAAAGTGGTGCCTTTCATGGCGACCATTTACGTCGGTGCAGCCCTGATCATCATCTTAATGAACTTCGACCGTATTGATGACGCATTTGCAGCTATCTTCAACGGTGCATTCACTGGTGAAGGTATTGCTGGTGGCGTGATCGGTGTGCTTATTCAAGGTTTCAAACGTGCAGCGTTCTCGAACGAAGCCGGGGTTGGTTCGGCAGCAATTGCTCACTCAGCAGTGAAAACTAAAGAACCCATGTCAGAAGGTTTCGTTTCTCTGCTAGAACCCTTCATCGATACCGTCGTCATTTGTACCATGACAGCACTAGTTATCATCATTACTGGTTACCTTGATACCGATACTGGCCTTGCGGGTGTTGAGCTGACCTCTGCGGCATTTGGTAGCGCAATCAGCTGGTTCCCTTACATCCTTGCCATTGCTGTCGTACTGTTTGCTTTCTCTACCATGATCTCTTGGTCATACTACGGCCTTAAAGCTTGGACTTACCTATTTGGTGAGAGCAAAACCGCCGAGCTTATCTTTAAAGTGAAATTCTGTGTCTTCGTCGTGATTGGTGCAGCCATGAACTTAGGCCCAGTTATCGACTTCTCTGATGCGATGATCTTTGCCATGGCATTGGTGAACATTGTCGGTCTATACATCCTAGTTCCGGAAGTAAAGCGCGACCTAGCCGATTACCTAGAACGATTCAATGCAGGTAAAGTGTACAAAGTGCAACAACAGCAATCTCAGACAGAAGTCGCTGAACAATAA
- a CDS encoding LruC domain-containing protein gives MKLQNLIFLATSAIPFVSGAITTSDFTFESGADASNYSAKGKPNNTYSIAGSLPSDVLQNVYSMLPEGTVVNSDFIAPERYSSIDIDDQLNGAPYATATVTFLNEGAGYRNSLGYFVFDTNNPPTSKEDINTHVIIFPNTSKPREGEMQEGDSIDLSVQLTDGQTLAFFIIPNGWGWSGSYNNISSLGNWGTPFYSYPSLNPESTAEHRRHNVAFIDTANEFLVLGFEDIRRPQGDNDFNDLIFTVNISPFSAVDGVNTDGSTDSKYEVLTQNSDPDISVTSVYPSSDSYATIAFEDRWPLMGDYDFNDVVLQYRVTETLNGVRELKSITIDYTLQAMGAGYSNGFAVQLPNVDPSTVSSATVTRNGVEVGHTVVESDNGETVLIVSESVRDDLDELGVFSGSCKFYRTQSTCLDQQAAGVLEYQLNVQLSTPIARELVGYPPYDAFIFAAKNTYHGDFFTSFPGMQWQTHFKRFPGTSGMDNSLLNQHDDRSAGGVCFVTENNMPWVINIRDNWQHPIEYMDISKAYTSFPTWVGSNGETDGEWYKSPQVNRVISAQ, from the coding sequence ATGAAACTCCAAAACCTGATTTTCCTTGCAACGAGCGCAATCCCTTTTGTTTCAGGGGCGATAACGACCAGCGACTTTACTTTTGAGTCTGGTGCCGATGCATCTAATTATTCCGCCAAAGGAAAGCCAAATAACACCTACTCTATTGCGGGCTCTCTACCAAGCGATGTTCTTCAGAACGTGTATTCAATGCTGCCTGAAGGAACGGTGGTAAACAGCGACTTTATTGCACCCGAACGCTATTCAAGCATAGATATCGATGACCAGTTGAATGGCGCGCCATACGCTACCGCGACGGTGACTTTTCTCAATGAAGGCGCGGGGTATCGAAATAGTCTCGGGTACTTTGTCTTTGATACCAATAACCCCCCAACGTCTAAAGAAGATATTAATACACATGTGATTATCTTCCCAAACACCTCGAAACCACGAGAGGGCGAGATGCAGGAGGGTGACTCGATTGATTTGAGTGTTCAACTGACCGATGGGCAAACACTGGCGTTTTTCATCATTCCCAATGGCTGGGGGTGGAGCGGCTCATACAACAATATTTCGAGCCTCGGTAATTGGGGCACACCATTTTATAGCTATCCATCATTGAATCCAGAGAGTACCGCAGAGCATCGTAGGCATAATGTGGCATTTATTGATACGGCGAATGAATTTCTCGTATTAGGTTTTGAAGACATTCGCCGACCTCAAGGTGACAACGATTTCAATGATCTGATTTTTACCGTAAATATCTCTCCGTTTTCGGCTGTGGATGGGGTCAACACCGATGGTTCCACGGACTCAAAATATGAAGTATTGACGCAAAATAGTGACCCAGACATTTCAGTGACGTCGGTTTATCCAAGTTCGGACAGTTACGCGACCATCGCCTTTGAAGACCGCTGGCCATTGATGGGTGATTACGATTTTAATGATGTTGTCTTGCAGTACCGGGTGACAGAGACCTTGAATGGAGTCAGGGAGCTGAAAAGTATTACGATAGATTATACGCTTCAGGCGATGGGAGCGGGTTACTCAAACGGATTTGCCGTTCAATTACCCAATGTCGATCCCTCTACTGTGTCTTCCGCCACTGTGACGCGTAACGGCGTAGAGGTCGGGCATACCGTCGTTGAATCCGACAACGGTGAAACGGTACTTATCGTGTCTGAGAGTGTCAGAGATGACTTAGATGAACTGGGCGTTTTTTCCGGCAGTTGCAAGTTCTATCGGACTCAAAGTACCTGTTTGGATCAACAAGCAGCAGGCGTGCTTGAGTACCAACTCAATGTTCAACTGTCGACCCCAATTGCTCGAGAACTTGTCGGCTACCCTCCTTATGACGCGTTTATTTTTGCGGCCAAAAACACCTATCACGGTGACTTTTTTACCTCTTTCCCGGGGATGCAGTGGCAGACCCACTTCAAACGATTCCCAGGTACTAGCGGCATGGACAATAGTTTGTTAAATCAACACGATGACCGTTCCGCGGGCGGGGTATGTTTTGTAACTGAAAACAATATGCCTTGGGTGATAAATATCCGGGATAACTGGCAGCACCCGATTGAGTATATGGACATCAGTAAGGCGTACACCAGCTTCCCAACTTGGGTCGGAAGTAATGGGGAAACCGATGGAGAATGGTACAAATCTCCGCAAGTGAATCGTGTTATTTCAGCGCAATAG
- a CDS encoding EAL domain-containing protein has translation MSAIVLSDRVVVPNKHLFSIWLLGLFNLVLLFVLIGCANLHLDSSTQQAARDIETHLDRIKADFDYLLKDNKLAESCQHLLVDMRQSVFETHMAKEVAVFRQGGQFFCATNKGKVSFHLYPHIYQELQSVPLHQTVAYFNAAINRLNSIGLLFLDDQQRGVSILIPPGYLYELVAQKLATQRIDFELWISGQRVDNRLMLTASNSDSVRVSEFKGEHFPFAVKSQVGYAYYLSYIADKYWLFLLVSTVVIVCYVVSSKRRIAKNSLEFALVDALNRGYFECYYQPIVDAHSAKAIGCEALLRWNDPKRGFVSPSIFIPLAEKLNLINRLTYYVFNQVVDFIANNESALIGKYISINISRKTLIAPRLLRIVKQLQKAHPHILNKLVFEITENGEYTDEELEIAKNHIQVLCRMGVRMAIDDFGTGYSGLNFVSQLPFEIMKIDRVFVKNLDKQQSTRPVLDSMLNLARSRDMMVVVEGIETDTQLQILLDMGFVYIQGFLLARPMPEKELLDFLV, from the coding sequence ATGAGTGCGATAGTGTTGTCGGATCGGGTTGTTGTACCTAACAAGCACTTATTTTCAATATGGTTACTTGGCCTATTCAATCTCGTATTGCTTTTCGTTCTTATCGGATGTGCCAACCTTCACTTAGATTCTTCTACTCAACAAGCAGCTAGAGACATTGAAACACACTTAGATCGCATTAAAGCTGACTTTGATTATCTATTGAAAGACAACAAGTTAGCAGAAAGTTGTCAACACTTGTTGGTCGATATGCGACAGTCCGTGTTTGAAACCCATATGGCAAAGGAAGTGGCGGTCTTTAGGCAGGGAGGTCAGTTCTTCTGTGCGACCAATAAAGGCAAGGTATCGTTCCATCTCTATCCGCATATCTATCAAGAGCTTCAATCTGTACCGCTTCATCAAACCGTCGCCTATTTTAACGCGGCGATAAATCGTCTTAACTCGATCGGCCTGTTATTTTTGGATGATCAGCAGCGCGGCGTCAGTATTTTGATCCCGCCGGGCTATCTTTACGAGTTAGTTGCGCAGAAGCTCGCAACTCAACGCATTGATTTTGAACTTTGGATCAGTGGGCAACGGGTAGACAATAGGTTGATGTTAACAGCCTCGAATTCGGATTCGGTCAGGGTGAGTGAGTTCAAGGGAGAGCATTTCCCTTTTGCAGTAAAATCCCAAGTGGGTTATGCCTACTACTTGTCTTATATCGCTGATAAATATTGGCTGTTTCTGTTGGTGTCTACTGTTGTTATCGTTTGTTATGTTGTCTCAAGTAAACGACGTATTGCAAAAAATAGTCTGGAGTTTGCCCTCGTAGATGCGCTCAATCGAGGATATTTCGAGTGTTATTATCAACCGATCGTTGATGCGCATAGCGCTAAGGCAATCGGTTGTGAGGCTTTACTTCGTTGGAATGATCCCAAGCGAGGGTTCGTATCACCGAGCATATTTATCCCTCTAGCTGAAAAGCTAAATTTGATCAATCGCTTGACCTATTATGTCTTTAATCAGGTTGTTGATTTTATCGCTAACAATGAAAGTGCTTTAATTGGCAAATACATTAGTATCAACATAAGCCGTAAAACGTTAATTGCGCCGAGATTGCTTCGTATTGTTAAGCAATTGCAAAAAGCCCATCCTCATATCCTCAACAAGCTGGTATTTGAGATCACAGAGAATGGCGAATACACCGATGAAGAGCTAGAAATTGCAAAAAATCATATTCAGGTTTTGTGTCGCATGGGGGTAAGAATGGCAATTGATGATTTCGGAACTGGGTATTCTGGTCTCAATTTTGTTAGTCAACTTCCTTTTGAAATCATGAAGATAGATCGAGTTTTCGTGAAGAATCTTGACAAGCAGCAGAGTACACGCCCTGTCCTTGATTCGATGCTCAACCTTGCAAGAAGCCGCGACATGATGGTGGTCGTAGAGGGCATCGAAACGGATACTCAGTTGCAAATCTTGTTGGATATGGGGTTTGTCTATATTCAGGGTTTTCTGTTGGCTAGGCCGATGCCTGAAAAAGAGCTGTTAGATTTTCTTGTCTAA